From Coriobacteriaceae bacterium, a single genomic window includes:
- a CDS encoding amino acid ABC transporter permease: MSIQVMMQMLGQGFLVSLQLFVLTLLGSIPLGIPVAFMRMSKIAPLRWIARIYISVMRGTPLMLQMFAIYFAPYYVFGISLTPDSKWTACVVAFIINYAGYFAEIYRSGLQSIPRGQYEAAEVLGYSRMQTFLYIVMPQVAKRILPAMGNEIITLVKDTSLAFAIGVGEMFSTAKALVASQVSMVPFAIAALIYWVFNFVVEMLLGAAEKKLDYYHD; the protein is encoded by the coding sequence ATGTCAATTCAGGTCATGATGCAGATGCTTGGCCAGGGTTTTCTGGTCAGCCTGCAGCTATTTGTGCTGACACTGCTGGGGTCGATTCCGCTGGGAATCCCCGTGGCGTTTATGCGCATGAGCAAGATCGCGCCGCTTCGTTGGATCGCGCGCATCTACATTTCGGTCATGCGCGGCACGCCGCTGATGCTGCAGATGTTCGCTATCTACTTTGCCCCGTACTACGTGTTCGGCATTTCGCTCACGCCCGATTCCAAGTGGACGGCGTGCGTCGTGGCGTTCATCATCAACTACGCCGGCTATTTTGCCGAGATCTATCGCTCGGGTTTACAGTCCATTCCACGCGGTCAATACGAGGCTGCCGAGGTGCTGGGCTACTCGCGCATGCAGACGTTTCTGTATATCGTGATGCCACAGGTCGCCAAGCGCATTTTGCCGGCGATGGGCAACGAGATCATCACGCTGGTCAAGGACACGTCGCTGGCGTTCGCCATCGGCGTGGGCGAGATGTTCTCGACGGCCAAGGCGCTGGTCGCCTCGCAGGTGAGCATGGTGCCGTTTGCGATTGCAGCGCTGATCTACTGGGTCTTTAACTTCGTGGTCGAGATGCTGCTGGGCGCTGCCGAAAAGAAGCTGGACTATTATCATGACTAG
- a CDS encoding transporter substrate-binding domain-containing protein — MNTDMSRRQFVGLAGSLATVLGLGLVGCGGGAGKGSAAGSAAAKDVKGAAESKKLVVGFDKSYPPYGFVGDDGEYTGFDLDLAKAVADKQGWEVKYEAIDWDAKDTLLNSGAINCIWNGFTMEGREDDYTFSEPYMLNEQVLVVKKDAGIKSWDDLAGKTVITQTDSAAQDVLEGDQKNLAATFATLDTIGEYNTAFMQLESGAVDAVACDLSIAQYQLAAKPDAYTQLDEPLSSEHYAVGFKKGDTKSADAVTESLKALYEDGTVKDLCDKYADYGLSFDNWVLK, encoded by the coding sequence ATGAATACCGATATGTCTCGTCGTCAGTTTGTTGGTCTAGCCGGCTCGCTCGCCACGGTGCTTGGCCTTGGTCTTGTCGGTTGCGGCGGTGGTGCCGGCAAGGGCTCCGCTGCTGGTTCTGCCGCGGCCAAGGACGTGAAGGGCGCTGCGGAGTCCAAGAAGCTCGTGGTGGGCTTTGATAAGTCCTATCCTCCGTACGGCTTTGTGGGCGACGATGGCGAGTACACCGGCTTTGATCTCGATCTTGCCAAGGCTGTTGCCGATAAGCAGGGCTGGGAGGTCAAATACGAGGCCATCGATTGGGATGCCAAGGACACGCTGCTCAACTCCGGCGCCATCAACTGCATCTGGAACGGCTTTACCATGGAGGGTCGCGAGGACGACTACACGTTCTCCGAGCCGTACATGCTCAACGAGCAGGTGCTCGTGGTCAAGAAGGACGCGGGCATCAAGAGCTGGGATGACCTTGCGGGCAAGACCGTGATCACCCAGACTGATTCCGCCGCGCAGGACGTGCTCGAGGGCGACCAGAAGAATCTGGCCGCGACGTTTGCCACGCTCGACACCATCGGCGAGTACAACACGGCGTTTATGCAGCTCGAGAGCGGTGCGGTCGATGCCGTTGCCTGCGACCTCTCGATCGCTCAGTATCAGCTTGCCGCCAAGCCCGATGCCTATACGCAGCTTGATGAGCCGCTGTCCAGCGAGCACTACGCCGTCGGCTTTAAGAAGGGCGACACCAAGTCTGCCGACGCCGTGACCGAGTCGCTCAAGGCGCTCTACGAAGACGGCACGGTCAAGGACCTCTGCGATAAATATGCGGATTACGGTTTGTCCTTCGATAATTGGGTGCTCAAATAA
- the rlmD gene encoding 23S rRNA (uracil(1939)-C(5))-methyltransferase RlmD: protein MAESRAERKARRALIEAAEGSEEKKSSKKSKSSQDAKGKSGKSKVKAKRSGARQAGNKDSEARSKRSHKDSPKPTHKAVDPKSPCSIMKACGGCTALNRPYKKQLAAKQAAMEELFAGLCEREGISVDPIRGMGVTLGDPGKYPAPRGFRHKAATPFAPGKEGAVRCGFFERGTHRIVAVPECPVEAPGTRQILNGIAREAERLHIPAFNEDKHLGLLRYAVVRCGWRTDQIMVTLVTAQRDLPHAQEFFEAVAALDPHIVTVAQNINGRPGNAILGEETRIVYGAECMRDQLLGCEFDISPAAFYQTNPQQTELLYQLAIDGMDLQQGDVLMDAYCGSGTIGLCAAKAAQDKGVGIMLLGVERNHAGIADARRNAELNGLTRSAWFMADDATDYILDAADNNERVDVLSIDPPRAGSTPEFLEAACALKPRRITYISCNPVTQERDLHQLLDGGYRLLKITPVDMFPHTDHTETVAVLERR, encoded by the coding sequence ATGGCAGAATCTCGTGCGGAGCGTAAGGCTCGTCGTGCTTTGATTGAGGCGGCTGAGGGGTCAGAGGAGAAAAAATCTTCTAAGAAATCCAAGTCGTCTCAGGACGCAAAGGGTAAGTCGGGCAAGAGTAAGGTTAAGGCCAAGCGTTCTGGCGCTCGTCAGGCTGGAAACAAGGATTCCGAGGCTCGCTCCAAGCGTTCGCATAAGGATTCGCCCAAGCCCACTCATAAAGCTGTGGACCCCAAGTCCCCTTGTTCCATCATGAAAGCTTGCGGTGGGTGCACGGCGCTCAATCGTCCTTATAAAAAGCAGTTGGCGGCTAAGCAGGCTGCTATGGAGGAGCTGTTTGCTGGGCTCTGTGAGCGCGAGGGCATTAGCGTCGACCCCATTCGCGGTATGGGCGTCACCCTGGGCGACCCGGGCAAGTATCCTGCGCCGCGTGGTTTTCGTCATAAGGCTGCCACTCCGTTTGCTCCCGGCAAAGAGGGCGCTGTCCGCTGCGGCTTTTTTGAACGTGGGACACACAGAATCGTTGCTGTTCCTGAATGCCCTGTCGAGGCGCCGGGCACTCGTCAGATTCTCAACGGCATCGCTCGCGAGGCCGAACGTCTGCATATTCCTGCCTTTAACGAAGACAAGCATCTGGGGCTGCTTCGCTATGCCGTCGTCCGCTGCGGTTGGCGTACCGACCAGATCATGGTTACCCTTGTGACCGCTCAGCGCGACCTGCCGCATGCGCAGGAGTTCTTTGAGGCTGTCGCCGCACTCGATCCGCATATCGTCACCGTTGCCCAAAATATCAACGGGCGACCCGGTAACGCCATCTTGGGCGAGGAGACCCGTATCGTCTATGGCGCTGAATGCATGCGCGACCAGCTGCTCGGCTGCGAGTTCGATATCTCCCCCGCCGCGTTCTACCAGACCAACCCGCAGCAGACCGAGCTGCTCTATCAGCTCGCGATTGACGGCATGGACCTGCAGCAGGGCGACGTACTCATGGATGCCTATTGCGGTAGCGGAACTATCGGCCTGTGCGCAGCCAAAGCCGCCCAGGACAAGGGCGTCGGCATTATGCTGCTTGGCGTGGAGCGCAACCACGCCGGCATTGCCGACGCACGTCGTAATGCCGAGCTCAACGGCCTCACCCGCAGCGCTTGGTTTATGGCCGACGATGCCACCGACTACATCCTAGATGCCGCCGATAACAACGAGCGGGTCGATGTCCTTTCCATCGACCCGCCGCGCGCCGGCTCCACGCCCGAGTTCCTCGAGGCCGCCTGCGCACTTAAGCCGCGCCGCATCACCTATATCAGCTGCAACCCCGTGACTCAAGAGCGCGACCTGCATCAGCTCCTCGACGGAGGCTATCGCCTGCTCAAGATCACGCCCGTCGACATGTTCCCTCACACCGACCACACCGAAACCGTAGCGGTCCTCGAACGCCGCTAA
- a CDS encoding phosphatase, with translation MPYLLSCDIHTHTMFSAHAYSTIEENVYWAAERGLQVLGSADHLSSMVTACPNDLRSYQFFINQDIWPRIWSGVLVLRGAEADIVSLDGSLFGEDTLVTLDIAGDSYSRQHSLFDLVTRNLDYLVASVHNPQIAEGATLAQTTEMYINALEHPKVFMLGHTGRSGVPFDIDEVLLAAKAKHKIIEINNHSLEHGVDTEHWAVCRKIAERCAELGVGIGVSTDAHIGMAIGKLDHARKMLDEIHFPLDLIVTRDRETLLREMAAAGVCDLRNGM, from the coding sequence ATGCCCTACCTGCTTTCTTGTGACATTCATACCCATACGATGTTCTCTGCGCATGCATATTCGACCATTGAGGAGAATGTGTACTGGGCGGCAGAGCGTGGTCTGCAGGTGCTCGGATCTGCCGACCATTTGAGCTCTATGGTTACGGCTTGCCCCAATGACCTGCGCAGTTACCAGTTCTTTATCAACCAGGATATCTGGCCGCGCATTTGGAGCGGCGTGCTGGTGCTGCGTGGTGCCGAGGCCGATATCGTTTCGCTGGACGGAAGCCTGTTTGGCGAGGACACTCTTGTCACGCTCGATATTGCCGGCGATTCGTACAGCCGTCAGCATTCGCTGTTCGATTTGGTTACGCGTAATTTGGATTATTTGGTTGCAAGCGTGCATAATCCACAGATTGCTGAGGGCGCGACGCTGGCCCAGACGACCGAGATGTATATCAATGCCCTGGAGCACCCCAAGGTGTTCATGCTGGGTCACACGGGGCGTTCGGGCGTGCCGTTCGATATCGACGAGGTGCTGTTGGCAGCTAAGGCCAAGCACAAGATTATCGAGATCAACAACCATAGTCTTGAACACGGTGTCGACACTGAGCATTGGGCCGTATGCCGCAAGATCGCCGAGCGCTGCGCCGAGCTGGGCGTGGGCATTGGCGTGTCAACCGATGCCCACATTGGCATGGCCATTGGCAAGCTCGATCACGCGCGCAAGATGCTCGACGAGATTCACTTCCCGCTGGATTTGATCGTGACGCGCGACCGCGAGACGCTGCTGCGCGAGATGGCGGCAGCCGGCGTGTGCGATCTGCGCAATGGGATGTAG
- a CDS encoding pyridoxal phosphate-dependent aminotransferase has protein sequence MINETMYARGAESSIIREIFSYGLERKAQIGAENVFDFSLGNPSVPAPAAVAESIKKALELPSDQLHGYTPAPGLPQCRAAVAESLNRRFGTSYEGKDVFMTVGAAASLACTLNAVTNPGDEVIVIAPYFPEYRVWIEKAGCTCVEALADEDTFQLSVDNVLKAISDKTAAVIIDSPNNPTGAVYTCDTLTRLANVLREANAQRDPENPIMLISDEPYREIVYGAEVPWVPSIYEHTIVCYSYSKSLSLPGERVGWILVPNTNPQAARLMPAVAGAARTLGFVCAPALFQRVIIDCIDEPSDVEAYARNRTALTDALAEYGYTYVEPDGAFYLWVKALEPDANAFCERAKKYELLAVPSDSFGMPGWFRLGYCVSYETIVNSLPAWKQLADEYR, from the coding sequence ATGATCAACGAAACTATGTATGCTCGCGGTGCGGAAAGCTCCATCATCCGTGAGATTTTTAGCTATGGCCTTGAGCGCAAGGCGCAGATCGGTGCGGAAAACGTATTCGATTTTTCGCTGGGCAATCCGAGCGTTCCAGCGCCCGCTGCCGTGGCTGAGTCGATTAAGAAGGCCCTGGAGCTGCCGAGCGACCAGCTGCACGGCTACACGCCCGCACCGGGCCTGCCGCAATGTCGTGCCGCTGTGGCCGAATCGCTCAACCGCCGCTTTGGCACGAGCTATGAGGGCAAAGACGTCTTTATGACGGTGGGTGCCGCGGCTTCGCTCGCCTGCACGCTCAACGCCGTTACGAACCCGGGCGACGAGGTTATTGTTATCGCCCCGTACTTTCCGGAGTATCGCGTTTGGATTGAGAAGGCCGGCTGTACGTGTGTTGAGGCGCTCGCCGATGAAGATACGTTCCAGCTGAGCGTGGACAACGTGCTCAAGGCGATCAGCGATAAGACGGCGGCCGTCATCATCGACTCTCCCAACAATCCGACCGGTGCCGTATATACATGCGACACGCTGACGCGACTGGCCAACGTTCTGCGCGAGGCCAACGCTCAGCGCGATCCCGAGAATCCGATTATGCTCATCTCGGATGAGCCGTACCGCGAAATCGTGTACGGTGCCGAGGTGCCTTGGGTGCCCTCGATTTACGAGCACACCATCGTGTGCTACTCGTATTCCAAGTCGCTGTCGCTGCCGGGTGAGCGCGTGGGGTGGATCTTGGTTCCCAACACCAATCCGCAGGCCGCCCGTCTGATGCCGGCTGTTGCGGGTGCTGCCCGTACGCTGGGTTTTGTATGCGCACCGGCACTCTTCCAGCGCGTAATTATCGACTGCATCGATGAGCCGAGTGACGTTGAGGCCTATGCACGCAACCGCACCGCGCTTACCGACGCACTAGCGGAGTATGGCTACACCTATGTTGAGCCGGATGGCGCGTTCTACCTATGGGTGAAAGCGTTGGAGCCCGATGCGAATGCGTTTTGCGAGCGCGCAAAGAAGTATGAGTTGCTTGCGGTTCCCTCGGACAGCTTTGGTATGCCGGGTTGGTTCCGCCTGGGCTATTGCGTGAGTTACGAAACGATTGTCAATTCGCTACCCGCTTGGAAACAGTTGGCGGACGAGTATCGTTAA
- the ftsH gene encoding ATP-dependent zinc metalloprotease FtsH encodes MPGGKKPTRTGWLYFILACALLGYAFFNMGSGFANSSNTVKLATSEMVNAIKQDRVDDLTYTVVDGSVTGHYWKASKDKGDTSELKSFSSTYVGSDSLAELMAEHPDTKYIVNTNDPDFWGDLAMSVLPTIALIAIMFYFMRQMMGANNRNMQFGKTNAKTNEATRPKVKFEDVAGVDEAVEELEEIRDFLSDPDRYRKLGAKIPRGVLLVGPPGTGKTLLAKAVAGEAGVPFFSISGSDFVEMFVGVGASRVRDLFKEAKSQAPSIIFIDEIDAVGRQRGAGLGGGHDEREQTLNQLLVEMDGFEESESVILIAATNRPDILDPALLRPGRFDRQVTVDRPDVKGREQILRVHAENKPMDEDVKFEKLAQMTVGFTGADLANLLNESALLAARRHRSVISMDEVEESMERVIAGPQRKGRVMTEAERTTIAYHESGHALVGHILEHSDPVHKISIVSRGQALGYTLQLPQEDHFLKTKNEMLDELAVFLGGRVAEELMCDDITSGASNDLERATKMAREMVTRLGMSEELGTQVFGEAQHQVFLGRDYADHQDYSEETARRIDIEVQRIMREAHRRAVEILDARRDQLDLMAKVLLERETVEGDAVNALLDNEWNAYLEREGDILAAKEDRNAKAAGMPTKKRAPRMSEEELAADAAAFAQAAMQEDAEVASDDADDDHAVVDADADTDADK; translated from the coding sequence ATGCCCGGAGGCAAAAAGCCCACGCGTACGGGCTGGCTGTATTTTATTTTGGCTTGCGCGCTTCTGGGCTACGCCTTCTTTAACATGGGCTCCGGCTTTGCCAATTCCAGCAATACCGTAAAGCTCGCGACGAGCGAGATGGTCAACGCCATTAAGCAGGATCGTGTTGACGACCTGACGTATACGGTGGTAGACGGCAGCGTGACCGGTCATTACTGGAAGGCGAGCAAGGACAAGGGCGATACGAGCGAGCTCAAGAGCTTCTCCTCGACCTATGTCGGCTCCGATTCGCTTGCCGAGCTTATGGCGGAGCACCCCGATACCAAGTACATCGTCAACACCAATGACCCCGATTTTTGGGGCGACTTGGCGATGAGCGTGCTTCCGACGATCGCCTTGATCGCCATCATGTTCTACTTTATGCGCCAGATGATGGGTGCCAACAACAGGAACATGCAGTTTGGCAAGACCAACGCCAAGACCAACGAGGCCACGCGCCCCAAGGTCAAGTTTGAGGACGTTGCCGGCGTGGACGAGGCAGTCGAGGAGCTCGAGGAGATCCGCGACTTCTTGAGCGATCCGGATCGCTACCGCAAGCTGGGCGCCAAGATTCCGCGCGGCGTATTGCTCGTGGGCCCTCCGGGCACCGGTAAGACGCTGCTGGCCAAGGCTGTTGCCGGTGAGGCAGGCGTACCGTTCTTTAGCATCTCGGGTTCCGACTTTGTCGAGATGTTCGTGGGCGTCGGTGCCAGCCGCGTGCGCGACCTCTTTAAGGAGGCCAAATCCCAGGCCCCGTCGATCATCTTTATCGATGAGATCGATGCTGTGGGACGTCAGCGCGGAGCCGGCTTGGGCGGCGGTCACGACGAGCGCGAGCAGACGCTCAACCAGCTGCTGGTTGAGATGGACGGTTTTGAGGAGAGCGAGTCGGTCATCCTGATCGCAGCTACCAACCGTCCTGACATCCTGGATCCGGCGCTGCTACGTCCCGGCCGTTTTGACCGCCAGGTGACGGTCGACCGTCCGGACGTGAAAGGCCGCGAGCAGATTTTGCGCGTGCACGCCGAGAACAAGCCGATGGACGAGGACGTTAAGTTTGAGAAGCTCGCCCAGATGACCGTTGGCTTTACTGGTGCCGATTTGGCGAACCTGCTCAACGAGTCTGCGCTGCTGGCCGCTCGCCGTCATCGTTCCGTGATCTCGATGGACGAGGTCGAGGAATCGATGGAACGTGTGATTGCAGGTCCGCAGCGCAAGGGTCGCGTGATGACCGAGGCCGAGCGCACCACGATTGCCTACCACGAGAGCGGTCACGCTTTGGTGGGCCACATCCTGGAGCACTCCGATCCGGTTCATAAGATCTCGATCGTCAGCCGCGGTCAGGCCCTGGGCTACACGCTGCAGCTTCCGCAGGAGGACCACTTCCTCAAGACCAAGAACGAGATGCTCGACGAGCTTGCCGTGTTCTTGGGCGGTCGCGTTGCCGAGGAGCTCATGTGCGATGACATCACGTCGGGCGCGAGCAACGACCTGGAGCGTGCGACCAAGATGGCGCGCGAGATGGTTACGCGTCTGGGCATGAGCGAGGAGCTGGGCACGCAAGTGTTTGGCGAGGCGCAGCATCAGGTGTTCCTTGGTCGCGATTACGCCGATCACCAGGATTACTCCGAGGAGACGGCACGCCGCATCGATATCGAGGTTCAGCGCATTATGCGCGAAGCCCATCGTCGTGCGGTCGAGATTTTGGATGCCCGTCGCGATCAGCTCGATCTGATGGCGAAGGTGCTGCTTGAGCGCGAGACCGTCGAAGGCGACGCCGTGAACGCCCTGCTCGACAACGAGTGGAATGCCTACCTTGAGCGCGAGGGCGATATCCTGGCGGCCAAGGAGGATCGCAATGCCAAGGCGGCCGGCATGCCGACCAAGAAGCGCGCGCCTCGTATGAGCGAGGAGGAGCTGGCGGCTGATGCCGCGGCCTTTGCGCAGGCGGCCATGCAGGAGGATGCCGAAGTGGCATCCGATGACGCTGACGATGACCATGCCGTCGTCGATGCCGATGCCGACACCGACGCCGACAAATAG
- the hpt gene encoding hypoxanthine phosphoribosyltransferase: MASQHPDIEKVLFTQEDIDGIVSRLGEEITRDYAGKDLVLIAVLRGAVVFMGDLMRKIELPTNIDFMAVSSYGDGVKSSGIVRIIKDLDIDIRGRDVLIVEDILDSGLTLKYLMKNLESRKPASLEVAAFLWKDVADRTSAVTPKYVGTHCPDAFVVGYGLDYAERYRNLPYLGILKPEVYS, from the coding sequence ATGGCTTCTCAACATCCGGATATCGAGAAGGTTCTGTTTACGCAGGAGGATATCGACGGTATCGTCTCTCGCCTGGGCGAGGAGATTACTCGCGACTACGCGGGTAAGGATCTGGTGCTGATTGCGGTCCTGCGCGGCGCCGTGGTCTTTATGGGCGACCTGATGCGCAAAATCGAGCTGCCGACCAACATCGATTTCATGGCTGTTTCGAGCTACGGTGACGGCGTGAAGTCCTCCGGTATCGTGCGTATTATTAAGGACCTGGATATCGACATCCGTGGTCGCGACGTGCTGATCGTCGAGGACATTCTGGACTCGGGCCTGACGCTCAAGTATCTGATGAAGAACCTCGAGAGCCGCAAGCCCGCTTCTCTGGAGGTCGCCGCCTTCCTGTGGAAGGACGTTGCGGACCGTACCTCGGCCGTCACGCCCAAGTATGTTGGAACCCATTGCCCCGATGCCTTTGTGGTGGGTTACGGCCTCGACTATGCCGAGCGCTACCGTAACCTTCCGTATCTGGGCATTTTGAAACCGGAGGTTTATTCGTAA
- the tilS gene encoding tRNA lysidine(34) synthetase TilS, with translation MPTVSQHYGHHAAPRTDKSALATRQAAAPVVLMVSGGADSTALLLMACTSKLDIQDGRGVAPIARERLHVLHVNHHLRGEASDGDEAFVRDLCVQYGLPLCVEHAYFDDESGNIEAAAREVRYAAARRYVRELCAESGAPRTAARICTAHTSSDRAETFLMNAIKGSGPAGLSSIPRRRNIVVRPLLDLTHDELVSYLQVHGQPWREDESNEDVSYLRNYVRHRVMPVVAQRNASVCKTIGAACEILGDEDAFLSQLSAQAFRSCLRKEAAGALVLDARRLAAAEVVIARRIVRLAIKRIDPDARPEMRHVERVLACVAAGSGSVTLPAGIDARVEFGMLAFKAPAAREGLVADWISVPGRLPLGAGRMLTAEPMAVEPGRDIVHRARELAAAGEVAALVDAAALGFADRDSERMLAGSRGEIPAAARSARLWIDGPAPGDVMCPLGMSGRSKKVSDLLNEARVPVSERASVPVVRTAPGGAVVWVAGVRADERFKCTAATRVAYLLRVIDAE, from the coding sequence ATGCCAACGGTATCTCAGCACTATGGACATCATGCCGCGCCGAGGACGGATAAGAGCGCCCTGGCAACGCGGCAGGCCGCTGCCCCCGTAGTGCTCATGGTATCAGGCGGTGCGGACTCGACGGCGCTGCTCCTTATGGCTTGCACATCAAAGCTGGATATTCAGGACGGGCGCGGCGTCGCTCCCATTGCGCGCGAGCGATTGCACGTGCTGCATGTAAACCATCATCTGCGCGGGGAGGCATCCGATGGCGACGAGGCCTTTGTACGTGATTTGTGCGTGCAATACGGCTTGCCGCTGTGCGTTGAGCATGCCTATTTTGATGACGAATCGGGCAATATCGAGGCTGCGGCCCGCGAGGTGCGCTATGCCGCGGCACGGAGATATGTTCGCGAACTTTGTGCCGAATCGGGCGCACCGCGGACGGCGGCTCGTATCTGTACCGCGCATACTTCGTCGGACCGCGCGGAAACATTTTTGATGAATGCCATTAAAGGGTCGGGTCCCGCGGGTCTATCGAGCATTCCGCGCCGTCGGAACATTGTGGTTCGCCCCTTGCTCGACCTCACGCACGATGAGCTCGTGAGCTATCTGCAGGTGCACGGTCAGCCATGGCGGGAAGATGAAAGCAACGAGGACGTTTCGTACCTGCGCAACTATGTACGCCATCGAGTGATGCCGGTGGTGGCGCAGCGCAACGCGAGCGTCTGTAAGACGATTGGCGCCGCTTGCGAAATTCTGGGCGACGAAGACGCCTTTCTTTCCCAGCTTTCGGCACAGGCGTTTCGAAGCTGTCTGCGCAAGGAAGCGGCGGGCGCACTGGTGCTCGATGCGCGCCGTCTTGCCGCCGCTGAGGTTGTGATTGCACGGCGTATCGTGCGGTTGGCGATAAAGCGCATCGATCCCGACGCGCGACCGGAGATGCGGCACGTGGAGCGCGTGCTCGCCTGCGTCGCTGCGGGCTCGGGCTCGGTAACGCTTCCTGCGGGAATTGATGCCCGTGTGGAGTTTGGCATGCTGGCGTTCAAGGCCCCGGCGGCGCGCGAGGGCTTAGTGGCCGACTGGATCTCCGTTCCCGGTCGTCTGCCGCTGGGGGCGGGGCGTATGCTGACAGCAGAGCCGATGGCTGTGGAGCCGGGGCGCGATATCGTGCACCGTGCCCGCGAGCTTGCTGCTGCCGGAGAGGTTGCGGCCTTGGTGGATGCGGCGGCCCTGGGGTTCGCCGACCGCGATAGCGAGCGGATGCTAGCCGGCTCGCGCGGGGAGATACCTGCCGCGGCGCGCTCGGCACGACTGTGGATAGACGGTCCAGCGCCGGGGGACGTGATGTGTCCGTTAGGTATGAGCGGCCGAAGCAAGAAAGTGTCCGACCTGTTGAATGAGGCGCGCGTCCCCGTATCCGAGCGCGCGAGCGTTCCTGTGGTAAGAACGGCTCCGGGGGGCGCCGTGGTGTGGGTCGCAGGCGTTCGCGCGGACGAGCGTTTTAAATGCACGGCCGCAACGCGCGTGGCGTATCTGCTTCGTGTAATCGATGCGGAATAG
- a CDS encoding MBL fold metallo-hydrolase has translation MSRLHLHILGSGSKGNCALVEGPQGLIMIDNGLSRRETLKRMAELGLSADDVAALVITHEHGDHIKGLDVWCKHWHGPLFASRDTLSCKENLAHLPVEEFDPGDTLPIAGIHVQTYSTSHDVINPVGYRFNALDDSIGFATDTGELSSKAIGILKDCRVLALESNHDVTMLREGPYPRFLQERILSTKGHLSNNQAAEAARELVTDRTEQLIAMHISQDNNRPSLTVKSYANALDASLDDELGSSATRLQGPRKLSIRPASQYQPTTIQ, from the coding sequence ATGTCTCGCCTGCACCTTCATATCCTCGGCAGCGGCTCAAAAGGCAACTGCGCACTCGTCGAGGGGCCTCAGGGGCTCATCATGATCGACAACGGCCTGTCCCGCCGCGAGACACTTAAACGCATGGCGGAGCTTGGCCTCTCGGCAGACGACGTCGCCGCTCTAGTAATCACCCATGAGCATGGTGACCATATCAAGGGGCTCGATGTATGGTGCAAGCACTGGCATGGTCCCCTCTTTGCCAGCAGGGACACCCTTTCATGCAAAGAAAACCTCGCGCACCTGCCCGTAGAGGAATTTGACCCCGGCGACACGCTCCCCATTGCCGGCATCCACGTGCAAACCTACTCAACATCGCACGATGTCATCAATCCTGTCGGCTATCGATTTAATGCTCTCGATGATTCCATTGGGTTTGCCACCGACACCGGAGAGTTATCGAGCAAGGCCATAGGCATCCTCAAAGACTGTCGAGTTCTCGCGCTCGAAAGTAACCACGATGTAACTATGTTACGCGAAGGACCGTACCCACGCTTTCTTCAGGAGCGCATCCTGTCCACAAAGGGGCATCTCTCCAACAACCAGGCCGCCGAAGCCGCGCGCGAACTTGTTACCGATCGCACCGAACAGCTCATCGCCATGCATATCAGCCAGGACAATAATCGTCCAAGCCTTACCGTCAAAAGCTATGCCAACGCGCTTGATGCAAGTCTCGATGATGAACTCGGCAGTTCTGCCACCCGTCTTCAAGGGCCACGGAAGCTCTCGATACGCCCTGCAAGTCAGTATCAACCGACAACTATTCAATAG
- a CDS encoding Hsp20 family protein has product MASMVPYRSVFGVRPSASSLFDLFDDMTDLANNSIASKAFPVDVEDKGDGYEVKAYLTGVAKDDIDVELNEGRLSISVNVEESAENEGKNFLQKEFSSYSATRGVYLKDASSEGLSAKYADGILTVTVPKIVEKKNVTKISID; this is encoded by the coding sequence ATGGCAAGCATGGTTCCTTATCGTTCGGTTTTTGGCGTTCGTCCTTCTGCTAGCTCGCTGTTCGATCTGTTTGATGATATGACCGACCTTGCAAACAACTCGATTGCCTCCAAGGCGTTCCCCGTTGACGTTGAGGACAAGGGCGATGGCTACGAGGTCAAGGCGTATCTGACCGGTGTCGCCAAGGATGACATCGACGTTGAGCTCAATGAGGGTCGCCTGTCCATCAGCGTGAACGTCGAGGAGAGCGCCGAAAACGAGGGTAAGAACTTCCTCCAGAAGGAGTTTAGCTCGTACAGCGCGACGCGTGGCGTATATCTGAAGGACGCTTCGAGCGAGGGCCTCTCTGCAAAGTATGCTGACGGCATCCTGACCGTTACGGTTCCTAAGATCGTCGAGAAGAAGAACGTCACGAAGATCTCCATCGACTAA